A portion of the Natronococcus sp. AD-5 genome contains these proteins:
- a CDS encoding serine hydrolase domain-containing protein encodes MTRIREGDRDRIAALFDRHLEAGLHHGAQLAVYVDEERVVDLAGGTTGPDGDGTTSTTRHLLFSCTKPYAAAALHALVDDGDLAYDDRVVDHWPEFADDGTDKAEITVRHVLSHTAGLSTGEIDDRPDRWTDWTAVVDHLEAMEPISPPGERPAYHALTFGWLVGELVRRVSGSRIEDVAAERVFDPLDMTDTGIGLREHEPDDVAALVAFDEFDRCRDPGEGLGDHTQVAAPFNTEAIHRAVIPAANGIGTARDMARFYACLANGGEVEGTRILSEETVDAMTTVQAETESDGTLSREARFALGFWKGGTTVAPYGTLSPERAFGHAGLGSSVGWADPETGVAFSYVTNGVRDGSYEHVARVNALADAVRLTLR; translated from the coding sequence ATGACACGCATTCGCGAAGGCGATCGCGATCGAATCGCCGCGCTCTTCGACCGCCACCTCGAGGCCGGCCTCCACCACGGCGCCCAGTTGGCAGTCTACGTCGACGAGGAACGCGTCGTCGACCTCGCGGGCGGGACGACCGGGCCCGACGGCGACGGGACGACCTCGACGACGCGACACCTCCTGTTTTCCTGTACGAAACCGTACGCGGCGGCGGCCCTGCACGCGCTCGTCGACGACGGCGACCTCGCCTACGACGACCGCGTCGTCGACCACTGGCCCGAGTTCGCCGACGACGGGACGGACAAGGCCGAGATCACCGTCCGGCACGTGCTCAGCCACACGGCCGGGCTGTCGACCGGAGAAATCGACGATCGGCCCGATCGCTGGACCGACTGGACCGCCGTCGTCGACCACCTCGAGGCGATGGAGCCGATCTCCCCGCCGGGCGAACGGCCGGCCTACCACGCGCTCACGTTCGGCTGGTTGGTCGGCGAACTCGTTCGACGGGTGTCGGGATCGCGGATCGAGGACGTCGCCGCCGAGCGCGTGTTCGACCCGCTCGACATGACCGACACCGGGATCGGCCTCCGCGAGCACGAACCGGACGACGTCGCCGCGCTCGTCGCCTTCGATGAGTTCGATCGCTGTCGCGATCCCGGCGAGGGGCTCGGCGACCACACCCAGGTCGCGGCGCCGTTCAACACCGAGGCGATCCACCGGGCCGTGATCCCCGCCGCGAACGGGATCGGCACCGCACGGGACATGGCCCGCTTCTACGCCTGCCTGGCGAACGGGGGCGAAGTCGAAGGGACCCGGATCCTCTCCGAGGAGACCGTCGACGCGATGACGACCGTCCAGGCGGAGACCGAATCCGACGGCACGCTCTCGCGGGAGGCGCGGTTCGCCCTCGGATTCTGGAAGGGCGGGACGACGGTCGCACCGTACGGGACGCTCAGCCCGGAGCGGGCGTTCGGCCACGCCGGCCTGGGAAGCAGCGTCGGCTGGGCGGACCCCGAGACGGGCGTCGCCTTCTCGTACGTCACCAACGGCGTTCGCGACGGCTCCTACGAGCACGTCGCTCGCGTGAACGCGCTCGCGGACGCGGTTCGGTTGACGCTGCGGTAG
- a CDS encoding molybdopterin biosynthesis protein: MDRKEFRDLASPEEAREAIRSLSLEGGIDRVSLSDARGRVLVARLDAELDVPGFDRASLDGYALRARDTFGADEADPARLEVTGEVHAGEKPEVSVGEGEAVEISTGAVMPSGADAMVPVERTDRVEPRSTDETSGDAASTDGGGVLIRTSVAPGDNVMFAGADVAAGERALGPGTRITPRDIGLLSALGIDEVPVRAKPRVGIVSTGDELVRPGDELESDRGEIHDVNSYTIAAGVEDAGGEATLYPHAGDDQAEMERILREAAAECDLVLSSGSTSASAVDVIYRVIEEQGELLLHGVGVKPGKPMLVGRLDDSAYVGLPGYPVSAMMVFRTFVAPAIREAAGLPETETATITGRMARQERYGEGRLRLMPVGLVRDGDGETLVYPVDKGSGATTSLAEADGVVEVDPETDYLETGETVTVSLFSPDVRPPTLLGVGEDDPTLNRLLDGLENPRYLSVGTRPGLRRLREGVPDVAVVAGPLDRDADAVELGGWEREWGLLVRPGNPDGIEGLADLVDDDLRFVNRTTDSGLRSSLGTAVADLADDRGVERREIVESIAGFDLGLRAHESPARKVATGEADAGLGLRRTADRLGLAFVSLGTQPVRALANADRREKRGVREFEAALGELPGGR; this comes from the coding sequence ATGGACCGGAAAGAATTTCGCGATCTCGCCTCCCCCGAGGAGGCGCGCGAGGCGATCCGATCGCTCTCGCTAGAGGGGGGCATCGACCGCGTCTCGCTGTCGGACGCACGCGGCCGGGTGCTCGTCGCGCGACTGGACGCCGAACTCGACGTTCCGGGGTTCGACCGGGCGAGCCTCGACGGGTACGCGCTCCGCGCACGGGACACGTTCGGCGCCGACGAGGCGGATCCGGCGCGGCTCGAGGTGACGGGCGAAGTCCACGCCGGCGAGAAACCCGAGGTGAGCGTCGGCGAGGGTGAGGCCGTCGAAATCTCGACCGGCGCGGTGATGCCCTCGGGCGCGGACGCGATGGTTCCGGTCGAACGAACCGACCGCGTCGAGCCGCGCTCGACGGACGAAACGAGCGGCGACGCCGCGAGTACCGACGGGGGCGGCGTGTTGATCCGCACCTCGGTCGCTCCCGGCGACAACGTCATGTTCGCCGGAGCCGACGTCGCCGCCGGCGAGCGAGCGCTCGGCCCGGGAACGCGGATCACGCCCCGGGATATCGGCCTGCTCTCCGCGCTCGGAATCGACGAAGTTCCGGTTCGAGCGAAACCGCGGGTCGGCATCGTCTCGACCGGCGACGAACTCGTCCGGCCCGGCGACGAACTCGAGAGCGATCGCGGCGAGATCCACGACGTCAACAGCTACACGATCGCCGCGGGCGTCGAGGACGCTGGCGGCGAGGCGACCCTCTACCCTCACGCCGGCGACGACCAGGCCGAGATGGAGCGGATTCTTCGCGAGGCGGCGGCGGAGTGCGACCTCGTCCTCTCCTCCGGATCGACCAGCGCGAGCGCGGTCGACGTCATCTACCGCGTGATCGAGGAGCAGGGCGAACTGTTGCTCCACGGGGTCGGCGTCAAGCCGGGAAAGCCGATGCTCGTCGGCCGACTCGATGACTCCGCGTACGTCGGACTGCCGGGCTACCCCGTCTCCGCGATGATGGTCTTTCGAACGTTCGTCGCCCCGGCGATCCGCGAGGCGGCCGGGCTCCCGGAGACGGAAACCGCGACGATCACGGGCCGGATGGCCAGACAGGAGCGCTACGGCGAGGGCCGACTGCGGCTCATGCCGGTCGGACTAGTTCGCGACGGCGACGGCGAGACCCTCGTCTACCCCGTCGACAAGGGCAGCGGCGCGACGACCAGCCTCGCCGAGGCCGACGGCGTCGTCGAAGTCGACCCCGAGACCGACTACCTCGAGACCGGCGAGACCGTCACCGTCTCGCTGTTCTCGCCGGACGTCCGGCCGCCGACGCTGCTCGGCGTCGGAGAGGACGATCCGACGCTGAATCGACTGCTCGACGGCCTCGAGAACCCGCGCTACCTCTCGGTGGGCACCCGACCCGGACTACGACGACTCCGGGAGGGCGTCCCCGACGTCGCCGTCGTCGCGGGACCGCTCGATCGAGACGCTGATGCCGTGGAGCTCGGCGGCTGGGAGCGCGAGTGGGGGCTGCTCGTCCGCCCCGGCAACCCCGACGGGATCGAGGGACTCGCCGATCTGGTCGACGACGACCTCCGGTTCGTCAACCGGACGACCGACTCCGGGCTGCGCTCGAGTCTCGGGACCGCGGTCGCCGACCTCGCGGACGACCGCGGCGTCGAGCGCCGCGAGATCGTCGAGTCGATCGCGGGATTCGATCTCGGCCTGCGCGCCCACGAGAGCCCCGCGCGAAAGGTCGCGACGGGCGAAGCCGACGCCGGGCTCGGCCTCCGACGGACCGCCGATCGACTCGGCCTCGCGTTCGTCTCGCTCGGGACGCAACCGGTGCGCGCCCTCGCGAACGCCGACCGGCGGGAGAAACGCGGCGTCCGCGAGTTCGAGGCCGCACTCGGAGAGCTGCCGGGCGGACGTTAG